In Sardina pilchardus chromosome 8, fSarPil1.1, whole genome shotgun sequence, the genomic window CTCATGGTAATTTCCCTGCTATTATAGTAATTATGCATGTCCTTCAACTAAATGACCATCACATCTactgccagacacacactcttaaagcaAAAATGTGTTGTCCcaatctggacacagagatgtgttataGACATTgcaccccactcacacacacacacacacacacacacacacacacacacacacacacacacacacacacacattatatcatAGTTTGTTCATGTGGAActcacacaaagagacaaacacactgcaGAAGCTGACTGAATTTTGCATGAGGAAATGATTGTGCATGGACTTTGCCTACTCTGCTCTAAGCCTCCACAATGTGCCAGTGATGGTCTTCGCAGGGTGATTGATGGATGGCTGTAAAAAAAAGCGTAATGAAAGAATAAGACAGACGGGCGAATAAGCTTGGAATGCACCAGCTGATTAAGGGAGCAATACAGCAAAACATATGAGAAACCAAATGACAGAAGGCGGGGTGGGGAAAATAGACTGATATACAAAGCACAGAGATTtgcatacaatgtgtgtgtgtgtgtgtgtctctctcttcctttctctgtgtatgtttgtatgtgtgtgtgtgtgtgtgtgtgtgtgtgtgtgtgtgtgtctctctgtgtgcatgtgtgtgtgtgtgtgtgtgtgtgtgtctgtgtgtatgtgtacgtgtgtgtgtgtgtgtgtgtgtgtgtgtgtgtgtgtgtgtgtgtgcgtgtactgtatgtgttaaaaAACTTAAACCTAAGAGAAAAGATAACAGGATGGGTACTGTGGAGAACAATGCAGGGGTAGATGGGGGTGAAGGAACAGGGTTGGAATCAGATGGATTTGTTCGCTGGTCTTGTGTGTGGGAAATCAATAACTAATTTCTATGCTGTGCTTCAGTCGGACTGTTTTCCAATAAATTCTGCGCAGAAGGTGTAAGCTTTAGTTTAGAAGGTCTTATGGTCTCCTGGAAGATTTCTCTTTTGCACAGATCTCCTTTTATCCCACTTGAACCTTGAAAATACCTCTAAATGTTGACAAACAAGTAAGCAAGTCCAGATTTGCAGGGCTTGAAAGGTAACCTGGTTTGCAGTAATCCAGACAACAAAACGGACCCAATGAGAAATCAATGGTTTTGGGCCCCAGCTAAGCAGAGAAAactgcaaaaatggtcaattccCTCCGGCCAGGTTGGTGATGGATTAGAAATTCTGCAAGGTGTGGACTTTTTGTGGAGGCATTTCCTTCTTGTAAACCATCACTGCCAAATTCTGATTGATCTGTTTGGGTGCATTCCTTTGGATTCTTTACAACCCTCAATCTCTAGTCTATCCTTGAGAGATgtcagtgtagtgtagtgatacACAAGCACCAAGCCAGCATGGATCTCCTGATGCAGGAGCAAAATACATGAAGTaaaagcttcttttttttttgcagcagtCATTTCAGCTTTTCCCCCCCCATAGACACTGCAGATGAGAAAgttaatgcacacagacatactgtttTTCAGTAACAGTGTTATttctccactagatggcagtgtaAGATAgtttaaatgagaaaaaaataagTTATCTTGACCTCACATATTTGgtttatatcttttttttcaatCTTGGTCTTGTGCTTAAGGTAATGTATTGACAATTGTGTACCAAGACAAGTTGATCTATAAGTaacatttcaaacttcagactcTCGTTCGAACATTGAAAGGAGATGAAAATTGAGCGGTAGTACGTAGGAGGGCAGAGCCAGGCTACATTCAATGCAGAAGAAGGCATCTCAAGGTTGGTGTTATTAGTTCTCAGCAGGCCAGTCAAACCAAAATCCAAACCatagtattacacacacacacacacacacactcacactcacataatgGGAATAGTAGCTGCTGGCTTTGAAGAAGGTCTAGGAACAAAATGTTGTAGTGCCAGCTAACTCAATTACAACTGCATATAGGCCACGCCTAAGAGATCCCTTATCCCTGTTTTCCTTTTGaattgtgtgtatatttagggtcactatatactgtaacacTCTCATTAACATGTGAACTGCTGATTCCATACAGTAGACAGTGTTCACATGAGCAGATAGCAACATGACTGGCTGCAGTTAAAACTGTTGAAgaatattgttttttgttttttttaaagattatttttgtgggctttttatgcctttaattggacaggacagtagagatgaCAGGaactgagtgggagagagagtaggggtgggatccggaaaggaccacggggcgggaatcgagcccgggtcgccggcgtgcggtgcaggtgccccagtcagtcgcgccacggctggggccagaatattgttttttttatttgtggtGTAATTAGGCTTATTACAAAATAGTGCCATTTGCAGTCCTAATCCAatacacttttttaaaaaattggctttctgcgctttttttttttgtccacttTGACTAATTTGACTGGCTATTGTGGTCAAATATCTATACCTTTTTTTCCAGACTAGCAGACTGACACTAATAGCACACTGCTATTCCTTTACCCCAAATATGTACGACATTTACATTATATCCAGATGTGTTAATCAACCATCTACTTTGCACCACATTTGATCTCATCTCTTTACCTGAACCAAAGGACCACAGCCTGATGAATCAGGTGAGCAATCAGCAACACACAAGTAAAAGGTTAAATTAATTCTACTTTTTCTGAATAGAAAAAAGGTATACATgagtctgccccccccctcccctccccaaaaaagaaaaaaatcaagacCTGATATCAGTCACTGCAAAAATAATCACTTGTTACAAACTGGAAAATGGCTAAATAGTTCTGAAATAtctgacagagggagggagtgcaGAGGTGAGACAGAGGTTTCTCAAGAAATTTGATTTCGGATCATTATTGGTCATAATTTCTGAGAAATTACGCATTGCCTTTGCTCCCCACCCTTCCTCTCTTTGATCAGCGCTCTTTTTTTAAGTTGAACTATAGGGCAGTGCTTAACTACTGGCTACTACAATAGTTTGGCTACTATTGTTATGATACTATTTTTTATTAGTTATGGTTGTAGTTATGGTTGTGATTTGTTCAACATTCAATGGCATTCAGAAGCATTGTATTATTGTGTCATTGTATATTGCAAGGTCTTGTCATAACATTTAAGCTACATGATACCTTCAATGATATCTTTCCAGACGTTTATTTAACTCAAACGCATATAATGATTTCCACATAGCATTTGAGGAACAATGTCCCCAGACTAAACATCCTTGTGGTTACTGTCAGTTTCTGTTTATCAGAATGTGCGCAAGCAGGGCAATTTGTCTGGTCAGAGAATAACTGGAAGTAATACTGCATAATATTGCATGACTGCATTGTAAAGCAACCTGGTAAAGATACACTTCTGTCAAGAAGTctgtgtttgactgtttgaaGTAGCAGCTCTAAACCAAATCCGTATATGACTCTGCTCTACAAAAAAGTAATTGTGCAAGGATGTGAGCATCAGTTGGTTTGACCACAGTTGTCAAGCTACTGTGAGTCAGTGAGTTATGTCACACATGGATGAGGCGAATGTTCCATACAGAACATCAGAGACAAACAACTGACCCTGAGGTTCATTAATGTGATAAAAACACATGGCATTCTAATGTAGAGTACAAATATCAAAAGAGATATTTTGAGCTTAAGACAACCTCAAACAATGCATATTTagaatatttttttgtgaaacgtgctgaaaaaaacccaaaaaaacaTACCAGGGACAATTACGGGACAATtagaggaaataaaaaaaaagaaaagcaacacAAAGAAAGCAACTTTGGCAAGCTACACTGATCCCTATATTGTTTTGAAGTCAAATTGTGGTAAAAGGCAAAAAGCCTTTAGGCCTGGTAGGTTGGTAAAGTCATTTCACAATTATTTTGTAACATGAGAGACATTAATCCAGTAAAATCCAGATCTGTCATGAAATTATGCTGAATGGAACTGATATGAAAGCAGTCCTGGGATATCTGACCAGTGGGACATTACCATGTGCGTGCCATTATGAGAGAAACGGAAAGTGAGATTCTGAAGATGACTCATGCTTCTGCCTGCAGGACTCTCTGCACTGTTTTAGGAGGGAACTTCCTAGGGCTTAAAAATAGTAGGCTCAAATGTCTTGAATAACAAATATAGCCTTGATCATTGGTCCTGATATGCCAATCAGAAAACGCACAATAAGGCCTCAAAAAAATCAGACACGAAATGAAACTGATTGGACTAGGATAAATAGAGACACTTTAGAGCCGTCATTCATCACAGACTCAGAGGTTTGATCATGGAGGCGATGACTGAGGAAaagattctctctttcttccaggGCTGCATCCCCACTGACTTCAGCTCCAGAACCCAGACTCAGGCCGACCGCATCCTTCGCCTGTTTGCCAAGGTCCGGGAGgagctgctgcaggagctgcagaAGATCGAGGGGGCGGAGTTCAAACTGGACACCTGGAAGCGTGCGGAAGGTATTGTGGGTGGGGTCAGATGGTGCAATTTCTAAACTGATCACTTGGAGCAGGAGCAGTtatagattacattacattattacattgcatttcatttggctgatgccttttaaccaaagtgacttacaacatggtaaacactTTACTTTCTTTACCTTTATCTTCAACAGAATTCTATTCTCGTGTCCTTTGTGCTTATTAGTGGgctgcaaggcaagcccatctattgttATCCCTCGCCCGTTTTTTgagaacgcctcttctcctagagcgtttgagctatcggcgtggttcaaacactaaaaaatcaggcctgatccggtgtaggttgcgcgttaatgtcggatggctgccggttgttgTTTTTCCGGTATTCACGTTTTtagatccttgtagttccgccatgctccaccagaggcgtttccccattgaaatgaatgggggactgttcaggcgtttacatcactgccccctggtgagcaagcccactcttgaagctcctccacggagatgcacatttcAAGTATGTTAGCCTGGTTAGGCCTCTTGAACATAATTTAAAGTGAGAAAAGCacagcataattcactggataagtggtgtgtgtatttccagGTGGTGGAGGCATAATGGTCGTAATGTCTGAGGGGGACGTGTTGTCAAAGACAAACGTGGATCTTTCCATAGTGACCGGGAAGCTCCCTATGGCTGTGGTTGAGCATCTCCACCAGGCAGCCAAGATGACTACCAGCCTGGATGATAGTAGGAGCTGCTACCTCAGTCACATTATTCATGCCCTGACTGTGATGGCAACATTTCGCCACATATCAGGGTTTCTGTGTAGCCCCCACCAATGTATTAACTTACCTCAAACATAATAGCATGCAAAATAATAAAATGCCTTCTCAATTTTACAGTTTGATCAGTATTAGCTTGACAAGCTTAATACACACTACATCAAATCTAAAATACATCAAGTTGTATAGGAATATGTTTAGCAAATTTTGGTATATTATGTTTGTGggaagtttatgtgtgtgttacactaTTTACTAACTTTGTGCATATTTCCAGCTTTCACAAAGGACCACAATTTCTTGGGTATCTCCTTGAGCTGTGTAGTTCATGCCAAGAACCCTCACGTGCCAGCTGGTGAATTCAACCTGCGTTTCATGGTAATGAAACTCAACAATGGTGGGTGTCCCCGTTAGTACTACAGAGTGAATCAGACATAAATTCTAGCTGAAGAAAGCATGGCTCCACCAATGAAATTATGTCTTGCATTTTGTGTTCCTCAGGTGCTGAGGTGGGCTGGTATGGTGGTGTGATGGACATCAATCCTTCCTATCTGGTGCCAGAGGACGCAACCCATTTCCACAAGACCCTGAAAGATATGTGTGACAAACACGATGCCAGCTACTATCCACGCTTCAAGAAGTGGTGAGGAAGGCAAACATTTTTCTCCATGAAATCTGTTATCACTAGCTGTACTATCATGATGGCCTCACCAGTGGGATGACATTTCATTGAGAGAGCACACTCAGATGTAAAAGGATTGTAATTGTGACAGGTGTGATGAGTACTTCTTCATTCCACATCGAGGAGAAACTCGGGGTCTTGGGGGGATCTTCTTCGATAATTTGACTTCTAAGGAGGAGGGAAACTTCAACTTCCTAGAATCCTGTGCAAACACCATCCTCCCAGCCTACCTTCCAATTCTAAAGGCCCGCATGTGTGATACTTTTACTGACCAGGAGATAGCATGGAGACAACTTCGAAATGGCAGGTCGGACAATGTGCAGTTCCTCTCATCAATACTTACTGCTGCTGTGCTTGTCCTCATCATCATTGTGTTTTTTATGCCTATTGGTGGATATTTAAATGTTGTTCCTCTACTGGGAGACCTCCATCTTATCTATAGTTCTTTTTCAGGTACACAGAGTTCAATCTGATGTATGATAAAGGCTTGAAGTTTGGCCTCCAGCTTCCAGGATTCCAGATGGAGACTCTTCTTGCCTCTCAGCCCCCTACAGCCTTGTGAGTACAGTGAAAAgtgacactcacagacatattGTTATATACCAACTGAAacctgtacagtaatttcccaattTTTTCAACTCTGAAGGTAATACATGGGGAAGTTAATAGGATATTAATGTGATATTgtctcttttaacttgcataaaactctgtcctgcggcttatagacAATGCTAATAGGCTaagacacaggaaatgactgtagtgtTAGAATAAACACATGTCCTAAGTGGCGACTGATCTTATGTGTGGATTTCAGGTGGGGCTACAAGTTGGACCCTGAACCAGGCAGCAGAGAGGATGAGCTGGTGCAGGTGCTGCGCTGTCCTCGGGAGTGGGCCTGAAAACAATCACATTCCTGCTGCCATGGTTACGTTCACTGATAAAACGTGTTATGTTATGGTTGGGCGGAGATCCCATTTCCATTGCCATTTCAAAGGCATTTGCTTAAATATTGTTGTTGAAAATGTGGATATACTAACACTTGCTGTCAATCCAGTGCAAATATTAGGCATTGCTGGTGTACCATAAGTGGCTGCTACCATGTTAACTGGCTGGTCGGCTGACTTTGCCTCTGGAGTTCACATAACCGCCCTCTGCTGTTGCAGATGTGTTCAACCCATGGTTTAGCCCTGTCGCAGATTCGTCTGTTTAACTCCTGttcaaattaaaatgtttgtgATGCTTCACTTTGTTGTTTAATAAAGGTTTACAACATGATGTGTTGGCGTTTGAAGTGTCAGATTGTCTgtcgtaggctacatgcattcATTTACATTTAGTGTGTAGGAGGAACTTTGAAACAAGATATGGCAAGAGTTGGAGAAGCTCTTGGTTCAGAATATTGACACCCTCGCGACCTGTGGCCCTATGCAGCTTGAAGGAATGAGATTTTCTCAGAAATGACTTTAGTCACATTAATGGAAATGGGATCACAGTGAAGTCAAGGTGGAAAGTGGGCTAGCCCATATGTATATGAGTCATTAGTTCCTCAATTAGGCAATCTtactctgtcactcacacaccactctgGCATTTGAGGAACAAGGTAGCTATGCTCTTCATGATGTGTTTGTCTTCCCAGAATCATCTTCGTCCTCTTTATCCACCTTGTTCAGGGAAACAAACCAAACATCAAAACCATTAATGAAAATGACAAGATATGCCATGATGAAGATGCGAAGTATGGGCACCATGAATGCTAATGCATTGGAGTAAGGCTCTCGTGCTTTAGACAAGGTCTCCCTCAAGGAAGTCGTttttctatacatttttgcattttcatgcactggtaattccttggaattgctttctAGTATAATATTTAATCCTCCCGAAGCTCCCGATTAGCCACTCCCAGGCCTGTCTCAGACCTTTTTGTTGTAGACAGAGTTTGCACCATTGTTCAAACCCCCATGTTACTTTCACATTGACACGGGTCACCATATAAGGACAATTGGTTGGCGTTTTGTTTCTCAGGTGACAATCGTTTGTGTCGTGTTtcactgtttgccaaatgttTCTGGGAAAAGTCAACTGTTTTTTGGAATTTGTACATCTTGTCGTGCATTCGTGCAAAATCAATTGTGACAACTTCCTATGTTGTGGTGCCCAGAATATCTAGTTCCCAGTTCTCTAATGTCATAACTATCTTGCACCCAATATAGCTTTAAAACTATTGTAACGAATGATGCTCTTGTCAACTTGAGTGTTCCTCACACAGTCCATGAGCCTGACTGGAACGTCATGCTGACGTTGTGGGCGCCTGGTCGGCGTAGCGGTGGCCCCCACTGATGGAGCCTGGAGGCTACGCAGTGACCAAAGTTAGGGCCACAGCTCCATCGCCACAAAGTTCCACAGTGTCCGGGTCTCCTCCTGTGACCTCCATCCACCGGTCTGCATGTATCCGTGGCCCTAGTTGCCTGTGCTGTGTCGTGTTCTCGGGCTGTAGCGCCTAGCTGCGCCTTGTCTCCAGTCTTCCGATCGCTGTAGCCGGTAATGGAGGGCGGCGAGACGACAGATCAGTCgcggaagttgaacacaattactgtaaagcaCAGTTGTCctcatttgaacactaccactcaaaattgataacacttgtgGTTAATGATGAGAAAACca contains:
- the LOC134089703 gene encoding oxygen-dependent coproporphyrinogen-III oxidase, mitochondrial-like → MEAMTEEKILSFFQGCIPTDFSSRTQTQADRILRLFAKVREELLQELQKIEGAEFKLDTWKRAEGGGGIMVVMSEGDVLSKTNVDLSIVTGKLPMAVVEHLHQAAKMTTSLDDTFTKDHNFLGISLSCVVHAKNPHVPAGEFNLRFMVMKLNNGAEVGWYGGVMDINPSYLVPEDATHFHKTLKDMCDKHDASYYPRFKKWCDEYFFIPHRGETRGLGGIFFDNLTSKEEGNFNFLESCANTILPAYLPILKARMCDTFTDQEIAWRQLRNGRYTEFNLMYDKGLKFGLQLPGFQMETLLASQPPTALWGYKLDPEPGSREDELVQVLRCPREWA